In a genomic window of Holophagales bacterium:
- a CDS encoding radical SAM protein: MHAEPSSRLTLRHDPPARRPRGILPYDFAKVGFFLFGIPRNGFGSIDVSKECNLRCSHCYFFEGGDGAAPAYGNRPELSVDEWIAKLEHLKRSSSRLTFPFFQCTWVGGEPLIRKELIERGRKYFRFNTVVTNGTIPLPDWPDVSWCISIDGDEETHERIRRKKGIYRRAMRNIAERPNLSVTIAYCITRANVECLEQAVIDWSRAGARDMTFDFYTPIGDMCDGNDELFLPLAERDVVLDKLLALKAIYGDFFVLPERAFRMMKSDVCRQVTDNCLFSRKAFAFAPDGVQKEKCMMGPKADCDRCGCVVPFYLASLTDRSRILGDLKDELAHAARRVARGLFTAVPG; the protein is encoded by the coding sequence GTGCACGCTGAACCGAGTTCGAGGCTGACGCTCCGTCACGATCCGCCGGCCCGCCGGCCGCGCGGGATCCTCCCGTACGACTTCGCCAAGGTCGGCTTCTTCCTCTTCGGCATCCCGCGGAACGGGTTCGGCTCGATCGATGTCTCCAAGGAGTGCAACCTCCGGTGCTCGCACTGCTACTTCTTCGAAGGGGGAGACGGGGCCGCGCCCGCCTACGGGAACAGGCCCGAGCTTTCCGTCGACGAGTGGATCGCGAAGCTCGAGCACCTGAAGAGGAGCTCGTCGCGCCTGACGTTCCCGTTCTTCCAGTGCACCTGGGTGGGCGGCGAGCCGCTCATCCGCAAGGAGCTGATCGAACGCGGCCGGAAGTACTTCAGGTTCAACACCGTCGTCACCAACGGCACGATCCCGCTCCCCGACTGGCCGGACGTGAGCTGGTGCATCTCCATCGACGGCGACGAGGAGACCCACGAGCGGATCCGGCGCAAGAAGGGCATTTACAGGCGGGCCATGCGGAACATCGCCGAGAGGCCCAACCTGAGCGTCACGATCGCCTACTGCATCACGCGGGCGAACGTCGAGTGCCTCGAGCAGGCGGTCATCGACTGGTCCCGCGCGGGTGCCAGGGACATGACGTTCGACTTCTACACGCCGATCGGCGACATGTGCGACGGGAACGACGAGCTCTTCCTGCCGCTCGCCGAGCGGGACGTCGTCCTCGACAAGCTCCTCGCGCTAAAGGCGATCTACGGAGACTTCTTCGTCCTGCCCGAGCGCGCCTTCCGGATGATGAAGTCGGACGTCTGCCGGCAGGTGACGGACAACTGCCTCTTCTCCAGGAAGGCCTTCGCCTTCGCCCCCGACGGCGTGCAGAAGGAGAAGTGCATGATGGGGCCGAAGGCGGACTGCGACCGGTGCGGCTGCGTCGTGCCGTTCTACCTGGCGTCGCTGACCGACCGGAGCCGCATCCTGGGGGACCTCAAGGACGAGCTGGCCCACGCCGCGCGGCGGGTCGCCAGGGGGCTGTTCACCGCGGTCCCGGGGTGA
- a CDS encoding PD40 domain-containing protein, translating into MPAVSPDGRRVAFGAREGSGPMRIWVHDLGTAAARPLPGTEEGYRPFWSPDGQRIGFFTWSDLATISSEGGAIARLAPARDARGGTWSPNGTIVFAPFATGPLLAMSDRGGVARAVTGSAEEIGTGTHRFPHFLPDGEHFVYLDRSGRIGSGAGAVMIARLGEAAPARRLLGVATNAIPAVGRLLYVRDGALVAQGLDPKGFVLTGEPKVLVEDLLFNRRFTYGVFSASEAGVLTFLTGKQRDLSRLVWRDRSGRRLGELGTPGNLSGFGGLALSRDGRWAAVSRVDDAQGDADIWLYDVARGTETRLARQGSDESDPLFSPDGGTLYFGSAGDEGAALVRRDLASGAETTLFALKGVYSAGPMSFSPDGTAMTCEDRGRLASADLVLRPSDGKGETKVLVATPRDDAYGQISPDGRWLLWASDDSGRYEVYVAPFPGGGSRVQVSREGGTQPRWNPAGSEILLKTPDNVLTAVRIETGSGTISVGAPTPLFPIIEFTGWTYDVTADGTRFLVREPLAEGDASPITLLTDWTAILGTR; encoded by the coding sequence ATGCCGGCCGTCTCCCCCGACGGGCGGCGTGTCGCCTTCGGCGCGCGCGAGGGGTCCGGCCCGATGCGGATCTGGGTCCACGACCTCGGGACCGCGGCGGCGCGTCCGCTCCCCGGCACGGAGGAGGGCTACCGGCCGTTCTGGTCTCCCGACGGGCAGAGGATCGGCTTCTTCACCTGGAGCGACCTGGCGACGATCTCGTCGGAGGGAGGCGCCATCGCGCGTCTCGCCCCGGCGCGCGACGCGCGCGGCGGCACCTGGAGCCCGAACGGAACGATCGTGTTCGCGCCCTTCGCCACGGGCCCGCTCCTCGCGATGTCCGATCGGGGGGGCGTGGCACGGGCCGTGACGGGCTCGGCGGAAGAGATAGGGACCGGCACCCACCGGTTCCCGCACTTCCTGCCGGACGGCGAGCACTTCGTCTACCTCGACCGCTCGGGGCGCATCGGCTCGGGAGCCGGCGCGGTCATGATCGCCAGGCTCGGCGAGGCCGCGCCGGCCCGGCGGCTCCTCGGGGTCGCGACGAACGCGATTCCCGCGGTCGGCCGTCTCCTCTACGTCCGCGACGGCGCCCTGGTCGCTCAGGGGCTCGACCCGAAAGGGTTCGTGCTCACGGGCGAGCCGAAGGTGCTCGTCGAGGACCTCCTCTTCAATCGCCGCTTCACCTACGGAGTCTTCTCGGCGAGCGAGGCCGGCGTTCTCACCTTCCTCACCGGAAAACAGCGGGACCTGAGCCGGCTCGTCTGGAGGGACCGCTCCGGACGCCGCCTCGGCGAGCTCGGAACGCCGGGCAACCTCTCCGGGTTCGGCGGCCTCGCCCTGTCGCGCGACGGTCGGTGGGCGGCGGTCTCGCGGGTGGACGACGCGCAGGGCGACGCCGACATCTGGCTCTACGACGTCGCCCGAGGGACCGAGACCCGCCTCGCCCGACAGGGTTCCGACGAGAGCGACCCGCTCTTCTCGCCCGATGGCGGCACCCTCTATTTCGGCTCGGCGGGCGACGAGGGTGCCGCCCTCGTTCGTCGCGACCTCGCGAGCGGCGCGGAGACGACGCTCTTCGCGTTGAAGGGCGTCTACAGCGCGGGTCCGATGTCGTTCTCTCCGGACGGGACCGCGATGACCTGCGAGGACCGCGGCCGCCTGGCCTCCGCCGACCTCGTGCTCCGGCCGTCGGACGGGAAAGGCGAGACGAAGGTCCTCGTCGCCACGCCCCGCGACGACGCCTACGGCCAGATCTCGCCCGACGGCCGCTGGCTCCTGTGGGCCTCCGACGACTCGGGCCGGTACGAGGTCTACGTGGCGCCGTTCCCCGGCGGGGGATCGAGGGTGCAGGTCTCGCGCGAGGGCGGCACCCAGCCCCGGTGGAACCCGGCGGGAAGCGAGATCCTCCTCAAGACGCCCGACAACGTCCTGACCGCGGTGCGCATCGAGACCGGCTCGGGCACGATCTCTGTCGGCGCCCCGACGCCCCTGTTCCCGATCATCGAGTTCACCGGCTGGACCTACGACGTCACGGCCGACGGCACGCGCTTTCTCGTGCGCGAGCCGCTCGCCGAGGGCGATGCCTCCCCGATCACCCTCCTGACCGACTGGACCGCGATCCTGGGCACTCGATGA
- a CDS encoding serine/threonine-protein kinase: MTITPGDRLGSYEITARLGAGGMGEVWRARDTKLGREAAIKVLPTAFAEDAERLARFRREAQILASLGHPNVAAIYGLEESEGLVALAMELVPGEDLSERIARSPIPVDEALSVARQIAEALEEAHGKGVVHRDLKPANVKLTPDGKVKVLDFGLAKALSGDATGGLDSSDSSRSPTMTRQGTQAGMILGTAAYMSPEQARGKPVDKRADVWSFGVVLFEMLTGKRLFAGETVSDTLAAVLRADPDWALLPRGLPAPVGDLLRRCLEREPRRRLHDVADARIVIEDVLEGRWQPPAATSSSAPLATPHSSFARRAAVPLAAFLLGLLVTVPYLWSIRRGPGTSPSSKQPASFRQLTFLAGGEMAPALSPDGESFAYVKEVDGQRDVFLQRVGGTNPVNLTAGCRDDDDEPAFSPDGRRIAYRSECAGGGIFVMGATGESARKVTDLGYAPAWSPDGTEVAVASEKLRSPTSRITKSPLFAVRIGTGERRLLSSHDAVEPSWSPDGRRVAFWGLVDDTSVRDLFTVAADGSQSGPAAAVRLLSDPHVDWSPNWSGDGRALLFASSRGGTMNLWRIALDPATGRPLGEPEPVTAPSSWVGYLSASANGRRIAFVDRNVRTTVRIAPFDPSAGRLAGSPREAPLGTVEANGPVSLSPDGATLLFDDSGFPQRLVLVEPGGTMRQLTEGPHRDRQGAFSPDGAWIAFQTDRFTGSLALIRPDGSGLSEVLPGRTTSVFQPSWSPDSRWLAAGNTDADGPFLLEVANGRAVGDPQFLAPLDEAGLDFWPSSVSPDGRRIAGALYSTAANPVGGAVYSVEERSYRRVPTGDAGALHFLPDGRRLLLVSKREIRLFDLEGGGVRTLVTAPERGEIGSACLSSDGRFLAWHESTDESDIWLAEFEPQR; this comes from the coding sequence ATGACGATCACCCCGGGCGACCGCCTCGGCTCCTACGAGATCACCGCCAGGCTCGGCGCGGGAGGGATGGGAGAGGTCTGGCGCGCCCGCGACACGAAGCTCGGGCGCGAGGCGGCGATCAAGGTCCTGCCTACGGCCTTCGCCGAGGACGCCGAACGCCTCGCGCGCTTCCGGCGCGAGGCGCAGATCCTCGCGTCGCTCGGCCACCCGAACGTCGCGGCGATCTACGGCCTCGAGGAGAGCGAGGGGCTCGTGGCGCTTGCGATGGAGCTGGTTCCGGGGGAGGACCTCTCGGAGCGCATCGCCCGCAGCCCCATCCCCGTCGACGAGGCGCTCTCCGTCGCACGGCAGATCGCGGAGGCGCTCGAGGAGGCCCACGGCAAGGGGGTCGTCCACCGCGACCTCAAGCCCGCCAACGTCAAGCTCACGCCGGACGGAAAGGTCAAGGTCCTCGACTTCGGCCTGGCCAAGGCCCTCTCGGGCGACGCCACCGGCGGCCTCGACTCGAGCGACTCCTCCCGCTCCCCGACGATGACGCGCCAGGGGACCCAGGCCGGGATGATCCTCGGAACCGCGGCGTACATGAGCCCCGAGCAGGCGCGCGGCAAACCGGTGGACAAGCGGGCCGACGTCTGGTCCTTCGGCGTCGTGCTCTTCGAGATGCTCACGGGCAAGAGGCTCTTCGCCGGGGAGACGGTGAGCGACACGCTCGCCGCGGTGCTGCGCGCTGACCCCGACTGGGCCCTTCTCCCGCGCGGCCTGCCGGCGCCCGTCGGCGACCTCCTCCGCCGCTGCCTGGAGCGCGAGCCGCGGCGGCGGCTCCACGACGTGGCCGACGCCCGGATCGTGATCGAGGACGTCCTCGAGGGGCGGTGGCAACCGCCGGCGGCGACGTCGTCCTCGGCGCCGCTCGCAACGCCGCACTCTTCGTTCGCCCGGCGTGCGGCCGTCCCCCTCGCCGCCTTCCTCCTCGGCCTCCTCGTCACGGTGCCGTACCTCTGGTCGATACGCCGCGGCCCCGGGACCTCTCCCTCGTCGAAACAGCCCGCCTCCTTCCGCCAGCTGACGTTTCTCGCCGGGGGCGAGATGGCCCCCGCGCTCTCGCCCGACGGAGAGAGCTTCGCCTACGTCAAGGAGGTCGATGGCCAGCGGGACGTTTTCCTGCAACGGGTCGGAGGAACGAACCCCGTGAACCTGACCGCGGGTTGCAGGGACGACGACGACGAGCCCGCCTTCTCACCCGACGGCCGGCGCATCGCCTACCGCTCGGAGTGCGCCGGCGGAGGGATCTTCGTTATGGGTGCGACGGGCGAGTCGGCGCGGAAGGTCACCGACCTGGGCTACGCCCCGGCCTGGTCCCCTGACGGAACGGAGGTCGCGGTCGCCAGCGAGAAGCTCCGGAGCCCGACCTCCCGAATCACGAAGAGCCCGCTCTTCGCGGTGAGGATCGGGACGGGCGAGCGTCGGCTACTGTCGTCTCACGACGCCGTCGAGCCGAGCTGGTCGCCGGACGGGCGTCGGGTCGCCTTCTGGGGTCTCGTCGACGACACCTCCGTCCGGGACCTCTTCACCGTGGCGGCCGACGGCTCGCAGTCCGGCCCGGCCGCCGCCGTGCGGCTCCTCTCGGACCCGCACGTCGACTGGAGCCCGAACTGGTCGGGGGACGGCCGTGCCCTCCTCTTCGCCAGCTCCCGCGGCGGGACGATGAACCTCTGGCGCATCGCCCTCGACCCGGCGACCGGCCGGCCGCTCGGAGAGCCGGAACCGGTCACGGCGCCCTCGAGCTGGGTGGGCTACCTCTCGGCGTCGGCGAACGGCCGCCGGATCGCGTTCGTCGACCGCAACGTCCGCACCACGGTCCGCATCGCGCCCTTCGATCCATCCGCCGGCAGGCTCGCCGGATCTCCCCGCGAGGCTCCGCTCGGGACGGTCGAGGCCAATGGCCCCGTCTCCCTCTCCCCGGACGGCGCCACGCTGCTTTTCGACGATTCCGGCTTCCCCCAGCGCCTCGTCCTCGTCGAGCCCGGCGGGACGATGCGCCAGCTCACCGAAGGCCCGCACCGCGATCGTCAGGGGGCGTTCTCTCCCGACGGAGCCTGGATCGCGTTCCAGACGGACCGCTTCACGGGAAGCCTGGCCCTCATCCGCCCGGACGGCAGCGGTCTCTCCGAGGTCCTGCCCGGACGGACGACGAGCGTATTCCAGCCGTCCTGGTCCCCCGACAGCCGCTGGCTCGCCGCGGGGAACACGGATGCGGACGGGCCGTTCCTGCTGGAAGTCGCGAACGGAAGGGCCGTGGGGGATCCGCAGTTCCTGGCGCCGCTCGACGAGGCCGGCCTCGATTTCTGGCCCTCCTCGGTCTCACCCGACGGCCGCCGGATCGCCGGCGCGCTCTACTCGACAGCCGCCAACCCGGTGGGCGGCGCCGTCTACAGCGTCGAGGAACGCTCCTACCGGCGGGTCCCGACGGGCGACGCCGGAGCTCTCCACTTTCTCCCGGACGGCCGCAGGCTCCTCCTCGTGAGCAAACGCGAGATCCGGCTCTTCGACCTCGAGGGGGGCGGAGTCCGGACTCTCGTCACGGCCCCCGAACGGGGAGAGATAGGCTCGGCATGCCTCTCGAGCGACGGGCGCTTTCTGGCCTGGCACGAGAGCACCGACGAATCCGACATCTGGCTGGCCGAGTTCGAGCCGCAGAGGTAA
- a CDS encoding serine/threonine protein kinase yields the protein MTIAPGSRVGPYEITGKLGEGGMGEVWRATDTKLKREVAIKVLPAEFTEDPERLARFEREAQLLAQLQHPSIASIYGLEESGGTRALVLELVEGPTLAERLEAGPLSLEESLTIARQILEALEEAHDKGIVHRDLKPQNVKAPVDGKVKVLDFGLAN from the coding sequence ATGACGATCGCTCCCGGTTCCCGCGTAGGCCCTTACGAGATCACCGGCAAGCTCGGCGAAGGCGGGATGGGCGAGGTCTGGCGCGCCACCGACACGAAGCTGAAGCGCGAGGTCGCGATCAAGGTGCTTCCGGCGGAGTTCACCGAGGACCCGGAACGCCTCGCGCGATTCGAGCGCGAGGCCCAGCTCCTCGCCCAGCTCCAGCATCCGAGCATCGCCTCGATCTACGGGCTCGAGGAGTCGGGCGGCACGCGCGCGCTCGTCCTCGAGCTGGTCGAGGGGCCGACGCTCGCCGAGAGGCTCGAGGCCGGCCCGCTCTCCCTCGAGGAGAGCCTCACGATCGCGCGGCAGATCCTGGAGGCGCTGGAGGAGGCGCACGACAAGGGAATCGTCCACCGCGACCTCAAGCCCCAGAACGTCAAGGCCCCCGTGGACGGGAAGGTCAAGGTCCTCGACTTCGGCCTCGCGAATTGA
- a CDS encoding serine/threonine protein kinase, which produces MADEKTTNDGAGAGFLEDVDTIDALPLADAPTVDGVPRSGGSSPATSGRVAPPEAIGPYRILGVLGEGGMGTVYEAEQQQPRRRVALKVIRGGSYVDERRVTMFRREIETLARLDHPNIGAIYDAGRTEDGQHFFAMELVRGRTLDAWLGARRGPVDAQEIRLRLRLIVSICRAVHYAHQRGVIHRDLKPSNIVVPDREGSGTAGELPAVKVLDFGLARITDSDVAAPTLVTEIGTLRGTIPYMSPEQTRGNPGAVDVRSDVYALGIVLYEALTGVRPYDTESSSLLDAIRIVCEQPPAPLRRAWKGPRAPDADLQTIVGKALEKEPDRRYASAAALAEDLQLYLESRPILARAPSAAYQLRKFARRNRVLVAGIAATFLALVVGVAASTTFAVREAAQRRAAEAARHDLQEVADFQRGMLAGVDARGMGSALGRDLRSRLEKSRRGRGATDAEVAAALGGLDGALAGVNLTDTALGLLDEGVLARALEAARTRFAGQPLVAAELLRSIGATYHRLGLFDRAEEPLLSARTTCERLLGPDAATTLDVVQELGTLYLHQGRLAEAEPLLSAVLESRRRTLAPDDDRVLSAMNDLALLYGDAERLEESEALFAEAVKAQVVRHGEEDPYSLTLLHNYAWTLIRLGKHGLAESAATRALAGRRKRLGNEHPETTESINNLAVLYRRMGRLEEAERLYLEDYETSRRLLGDEHPDLLVTMTNLGRLYTVQGKYREAEVLLSRAVATSRKVQPPGFFGTGFTLQALGDALAGLERYPEAEAALLESHAILLAAFGPGAEALLRPVESLAALYGKTGRPAKAEAWRKSLAKEGATP; this is translated from the coding sequence TTGGCTGACGAGAAGACAACGAACGACGGCGCGGGCGCCGGGTTTCTGGAAGACGTCGACACGATCGACGCGCTGCCGCTCGCCGACGCGCCGACGGTCGACGGTGTCCCGCGGTCGGGGGGATCGAGCCCCGCCACATCCGGGCGAGTCGCTCCGCCCGAGGCGATCGGCCCGTACCGGATCCTCGGCGTTCTCGGCGAGGGAGGGATGGGGACCGTCTACGAAGCCGAGCAGCAGCAGCCTCGCCGACGGGTCGCACTCAAGGTCATCCGCGGCGGAAGCTACGTCGACGAGCGGCGCGTCACGATGTTCCGGCGGGAGATCGAGACGCTCGCCAGGCTCGACCACCCGAACATCGGCGCCATCTACGACGCGGGGAGAACCGAGGACGGCCAGCACTTCTTCGCGATGGAGCTCGTCCGGGGGCGGACGCTCGACGCCTGGCTCGGCGCGCGCCGCGGTCCGGTCGACGCGCAGGAGATCCGCCTCCGCCTGCGGCTGATCGTCTCGATCTGCCGCGCGGTCCACTACGCCCACCAGCGCGGCGTGATCCACCGCGACCTGAAGCCGTCGAACATCGTCGTGCCGGACCGCGAGGGTTCCGGCACGGCGGGCGAGCTGCCCGCCGTGAAAGTCCTCGACTTCGGGCTGGCCCGCATTACGGATTCCGACGTCGCGGCCCCGACGCTGGTCACCGAGATCGGCACGCTCCGGGGAACGATCCCGTACATGAGCCCGGAGCAGACGCGCGGCAACCCGGGCGCCGTGGACGTCCGCTCCGACGTCTACGCCCTCGGGATCGTCCTCTACGAGGCCCTGACGGGGGTGAGGCCGTACGACACGGAGAGCTCGTCGCTTCTCGACGCGATCCGCATCGTCTGCGAGCAGCCTCCGGCGCCCCTGCGCCGGGCCTGGAAGGGCCCCCGGGCACCCGACGCCGACCTCCAGACGATCGTCGGCAAGGCGCTCGAGAAGGAGCCCGACCGGCGGTACGCCAGCGCCGCCGCACTCGCCGAGGACCTCCAGCTCTACCTCGAGTCGCGTCCCATCCTCGCCCGGGCGCCGAGCGCGGCCTACCAGCTGCGCAAGTTCGCGCGGCGCAACCGCGTCCTCGTGGCAGGGATCGCCGCGACGTTCCTGGCCCTCGTCGTCGGCGTCGCGGCCTCCACCACGTTCGCCGTCCGCGAAGCCGCCCAGAGGCGCGCCGCCGAGGCCGCGCGACACGACCTCCAGGAAGTGGCCGACTTCCAGCGCGGGATGCTCGCCGGCGTCGACGCCCGCGGCATGGGGTCCGCGCTCGGCCGCGACCTGCGTTCCCGCCTCGAGAAGAGCCGCCGCGGGCGAGGGGCGACGGACGCGGAAGTCGCGGCGGCGCTGGGGGGCCTCGATGGGGCCCTCGCCGGAGTCAACCTGACCGACACGGCGCTCGGCCTCCTCGACGAAGGCGTCCTCGCGCGCGCCCTCGAGGCCGCGCGGACGCGCTTCGCCGGCCAGCCCCTCGTGGCCGCCGAGCTCCTCCGTTCCATCGGCGCCACCTACCACCGGCTCGGCCTCTTCGACCGCGCCGAGGAGCCGCTCCTTTCGGCCCGCACGACCTGCGAGAGGCTCCTCGGCCCGGACGCCGCGACGACCCTCGACGTCGTGCAGGAGCTCGGGACCCTCTACCTCCACCAGGGCCGCCTCGCCGAGGCCGAGCCGCTCCTGTCCGCCGTCCTCGAGAGCCGGCGCCGGACGCTGGCGCCCGACGACGACCGGGTCCTCTCGGCGATGAACGACCTCGCCCTGCTCTACGGCGACGCGGAGCGGCTCGAGGAATCGGAGGCGCTCTTCGCCGAGGCGGTGAAGGCCCAGGTCGTGAGGCACGGCGAAGAAGACCCCTACTCGCTGACGCTCCTCCACAACTACGCCTGGACCCTCATCCGGCTCGGCAAGCACGGCCTCGCCGAATCCGCCGCCACGCGGGCGCTCGCCGGCCGCCGGAAGCGGCTCGGCAACGAGCACCCCGAAACGACGGAGTCGATCAACAACCTCGCGGTCCTCTACCGGCGCATGGGGCGCCTCGAGGAGGCCGAACGGCTCTACCTCGAGGACTACGAGACGTCCCGGCGTCTCCTCGGCGACGAGCACCCGGATCTCCTCGTCACGATGACGAACCTCGGCCGCCTCTACACCGTGCAGGGCAAGTACCGGGAGGCAGAGGTCCTGCTCTCCCGGGCGGTGGCGACCTCGAGGAAGGTCCAGCCTCCGGGCTTCTTCGGCACCGGCTTCACGCTGCAGGCCCTCGGCGACGCCCTCGCCGGCCTGGAGCGCTACCCCGAGGCCGAAGCCGCGCTCCTCGAGTCCCACGCCATCCTCCTCGCGGCCTTCGGGCCAGGTGCCGAGGCCCTGCTCCGTCCCGTCGAATCGCTCGCCGCGCTCTACGGGAAGACCGGCCGGCCGGCGAAGGCCGAGGCCTGGCGCAAATCGCTCGCGAAGGAAGGGGCGACGCCGTGA
- a CDS encoding serine/threonine-protein kinase, with the protein MTLAPGSRIGPYEITGKLGEGGMGEVWRARDTTLGRDVALKVLPATFTEDRDRLARFEREARLLAQLNHPNVAQVYGLETSGETRALVLELVEGPTLAERIEEGPMPLDEVRTIARQVAEALEEAHEKGIVHRDLKPQNVKLTADGRAKVLDFGLAKAMDSVGTGASAADHGRSPTMLDSPTLTATPGTQMGVILGTAGYMAPEQARGRPVDRRADIWAFGVLLYEMLTGRRLFAGETVSDTLAAVLRQDVDWSLLPKGLAASDRRLLERCLERDPKRRLRDIGEARFALENPAREAVPAIAMQAPPRSRAGWLLPLAAAAGIAAGFGLARLTAPSPAEHARDTALRITPVTNSGNVISASVSPDGRYVVYVESDQGLQSLWLQQVAGGQTLRLVADQPVAYWGHAFTPDGNAIYFSHRSDAEPRGALFSISTLGGAPRRLLGDIDSAVTFSPDGRRIAFVRQRHPTAEETSLVVADGDGSNTKALATFRFPEIVAGIFYGGPSWSPDGRLIATAIGVRGGAGAESRSRLALVAVEDGKVTTLADPGWEVAAQCGWLPDGRSLLVIARGSDQPNTQVWSVSFPGGEVRKVTNDLNDRRIISLTADGRTLVSVAGAVSSTVWSAPVAGSGRVRRMTRALTDGLGGVAFSPEGKLVYTSDVGEVSGLWMAGLEGADRGPLFALPGGGQTGYPSVADDGTVFFAVRGRAGVEIHALDRGGSTSRVVARDALFVPFEVSRDGRFLVYSALVKGVPSVVRVASDGSNPRPVFDGPAYRPALHPSGAQVAFYFTDSSEKLRLGVCPVEGGPLLLDVPTEPASPSSRLVLRDEGVYLNTVAGDRSNVWLLPTGGGPARKLTAWDDQLLFDFAVSRDGSTLAAARGPRLRDAQRITGFDSISAPRK; encoded by the coding sequence GTGACGCTCGCACCCGGCTCCCGCATCGGGCCGTACGAGATCACCGGCAAGCTCGGCGAGGGCGGCATGGGCGAGGTGTGGCGCGCGAGGGACACGACGCTCGGACGCGACGTCGCGCTCAAGGTCCTGCCCGCGACCTTCACCGAGGACCGCGACCGGCTCGCGCGCTTCGAGAGGGAGGCGCGGCTCCTCGCCCAGCTCAACCACCCGAACGTCGCCCAGGTCTACGGGCTCGAGACGAGCGGCGAAACGCGCGCCCTCGTCCTCGAGCTCGTCGAGGGGCCGACGCTGGCGGAGCGGATCGAGGAGGGGCCGATGCCCCTCGACGAGGTCCGCACGATCGCCCGCCAGGTCGCCGAGGCGCTGGAAGAGGCCCACGAGAAGGGAATCGTCCACCGCGACCTGAAGCCCCAGAACGTGAAGCTCACCGCCGACGGCCGAGCGAAGGTCCTCGACTTCGGCCTCGCCAAGGCAATGGACTCCGTGGGCACCGGCGCATCCGCGGCCGACCACGGCCGCTCGCCGACCATGCTCGACTCCCCCACCCTCACCGCGACGCCCGGAACGCAGATGGGCGTCATCCTCGGCACCGCGGGCTACATGGCACCCGAGCAGGCGAGGGGCAGGCCCGTCGACCGGCGCGCCGACATCTGGGCATTCGGCGTCCTTCTCTACGAGATGCTCACGGGGCGCCGGCTCTTCGCGGGCGAGACGGTCAGCGACACGCTCGCCGCGGTGCTCCGTCAGGACGTCGACTGGAGCCTCCTGCCGAAAGGCCTTGCGGCTTCCGACCGGCGGCTCCTCGAGCGGTGCCTCGAGCGGGACCCGAAGCGGCGCCTCCGAGATATCGGCGAGGCGCGTTTCGCCCTCGAGAACCCGGCTCGCGAGGCCGTCCCCGCGATCGCCATGCAGGCGCCCCCGAGGAGCCGCGCAGGGTGGCTTCTCCCCCTCGCGGCCGCCGCTGGAATCGCCGCGGGATTCGGCCTCGCCCGGCTGACGGCCCCTTCCCCGGCGGAGCACGCCCGGGACACCGCGCTCCGGATCACGCCCGTCACGAACTCCGGAAACGTCATCAGCGCTTCCGTTTCCCCCGACGGCCGGTACGTCGTCTACGTGGAGTCCGACCAGGGCCTCCAGAGCCTCTGGCTCCAGCAGGTCGCCGGCGGCCAGACGCTTCGCCTCGTGGCCGACCAGCCCGTCGCGTACTGGGGGCACGCCTTCACGCCGGACGGGAATGCCATCTACTTCTCGCATCGCAGCGACGCCGAGCCGCGCGGCGCCCTCTTCTCGATCTCGACGCTCGGCGGGGCCCCGAGGCGCCTCCTGGGCGACATCGATTCCGCGGTGACCTTTTCCCCCGATGGTCGCCGGATCGCTTTCGTACGCCAGCGGCACCCGACCGCCGAAGAGACATCGCTCGTGGTTGCCGACGGCGACGGGTCGAACACGAAGGCGCTCGCGACCTTCCGCTTTCCCGAGATCGTCGCCGGGATCTTCTACGGGGGCCCTTCGTGGTCGCCGGACGGGCGCCTCATCGCCACCGCGATCGGCGTCCGGGGGGGTGCCGGGGCGGAGAGCCGCTCGCGCCTCGCTCTCGTCGCCGTCGAGGACGGGAAGGTCACGACGCTCGCCGACCCGGGCTGGGAAGTCGCCGCGCAGTGCGGCTGGCTCCCCGACGGACGCTCTCTCCTCGTCATCGCCCGCGGAAGCGACCAGCCGAACACACAGGTCTGGTCCGTCTCCTTCCCCGGGGGCGAGGTCCGGAAGGTGACCAACGACCTGAACGACCGCCGGATCATCTCGCTGACCGCCGACGGCCGGACCCTCGTCTCCGTGGCGGGCGCGGTCTCCTCGACGGTCTGGTCCGCGCCCGTCGCCGGCTCCGGACGAGTGCGGCGGATGACGCGGGCCCTGACCGACGGCCTCGGCGGCGTCGCCTTCTCGCCCGAGGGAAAGCTCGTTTACACCTCGGACGTCGGCGAGGTCTCCGGCCTCTGGATGGCGGGCCTCGAAGGTGCGGATCGCGGCCCGCTGTTCGCGCTGCCGGGAGGAGGCCAGACCGGTTACCCGTCCGTCGCAGACGACGGGACGGTCTTCTTCGCGGTGCGGGGCCGGGCCGGCGTCGAGATCCACGCCCTGGACCGGGGCGGATCGACCAGCCGCGTCGTCGCCCGCGACGCGCTTTTCGTTCCTTTCGAGGTCTCGCGCGACGGCCGCTTCCTCGTCTACAGCGCGCTCGTGAAGGGCGTCCCCAGCGTCGTTCGGGTCGCGAGCGACGGGAGCAACCCGAGGCCAGTCTTCGACGGGCCGGCGTACCGCCCCGCGCTTCATCCCTCCGGTGCTCAGGTCGCCTTCTACTTCACCGATTCCTCGGAGAAGCTCCGTCTCGGCGTCTGCCCCGTCGAGGGAGGCCCGCTCCTCCTGGACGTCCCCACCGAACCGGCCAGCCCGAGCTCACGCCTCGTCCTGCGGGACGAAGGCGTCTACCTCAACACCGTGGCAGGCGATCGTTCCAATGTCTGGCTCCTGCCCACCGGGGGCGGCCCCGCCCGGAAGCTGACGGCCTGGGACGACCAGCTCCTCTTCGACTTCGCCGTCTCCCGCGACGGCTCGACCCTCGCCGCCGCACGTGGCCCGCGCCTGCGCGACGCGCAGAGGATCACGGGATTCGATTCGATCTCGGCTCCCCGAAAGTGA